From Bactrocera oleae isolate idBacOlea1 chromosome 4, idBacOlea1, whole genome shotgun sequence:
aacacCTTCAATTGCGATCACTGACGCGTATAATTCGGCCAGTTGATCTTTGTAATATGTCCGGTCGTGccgtgaaataagaaaaatgagtGCTCAGTATAAGAAAAGGTTTGAAGCAGCCTTTCTAACGTAATATCCTAAGGATCCCGAATTTACTATTAAACAAGTTAGAAAGGCCtaatttcggatgtaaccgaacattttatactctcgcaaagtcaaatagtatactcgtttgagatttctttgtggattgactgatattttcggtagaaggtcaactataggcactggggtccacatatttagtacttaggggcttgaacagttttggttcgatttagacaatttttggccacaaggtggcatactttaatcgcattattcacacaaagttttatcccgatacagtcattgttgcctgatttgtatagtggaaagtgaaagaatcagatggaatttaaaatggtgttatatgggaagtaggcatggttgtagtccaatttcgcccattttcgcactatgacatagaaatatcaaaagaacgaatttggctgaaatcggttaagcagatctcaatatatgggttttcacctaaaagtgggctgtgcaacgcccactgtctaattttgaacgcggttcctataaagtcatctcataccatcccagagataaaatttaatgtctctggcgtgtttagtgcttgatttatcacgcttttagtagtttttaacagtaccgttatatggggattgggcggaattgccacccgatttcacccattttcacaccgtcgatagaggttctaaaaaaatttgcttgcagtgaattttgttattatagcattagcggtttaggagatatgcacattaaacctattaggggcgggaccacgcccacttaaaaaaaaaaattaactgaagaTGCCACTCCCTATTGTggtcctgtataccaaataagagttttgtatcttgttgtggagcttagttatggcaatttacttgtttttgaataatggcgttttgtgggcgtggcagtggtccgattacgcccatctgcaataccaaccgtctcacggtatcaagaaacatgtctaccaagtttcgtaaatatatctcaatttttactcaagttagagcttgcacgaacggacggacggacagacggacagacggatggacggacagacagtcacccggatttcaactcgtctcttcatcctgatcatttatatatacataaccctatatctaactcgattagttttgggtgatacaaacaaccgttaggtgaacaaaactattatactctgtagcaacaggttgcgagagtataaaaaactgcaaagtatttaaatacgagTTGTAAGTTTGTGAAGAGGTGGTCTGATCATTATGGCGAAACGGGAAGCGTAGATGACAAGCTAGGAAGAGGGAAGAATCGCGTGACATATAAAACGATGTAATGTTTGGCCAAGCAAAgggcaaacatttatttaaagaagTGTTAAGCCCCCCAAAAGGTGCATGTTTACGGATGCTTCTGTGCTCATGGATTTGGGGTTTTGAGGTGTTTCACAGAAAACCTCAACGGCGTTAGAATgataaaattgcataaaaagaGTTAACTGAAGTCAGATAAAActctttaaagcaaaaataacaatGATTGGATGCTGCAAGAAGACAATGATCCGAAACATAAAAGCATACTCAGTActcaatagcaacaaaaaaccCCATATTGTTACTTTAAATATTGACCATCACAGTCACCAGACGCCAATCCAAAAGAGATGTTTGGGCTTTAATGGAAgccaaaatatcaagaaaaacgtcaattattattatatattttattcggcTACTCCACCAAACCTGGAGGTCGCTTCCTGTGGAGTATgtggaaaatttagttgcaagtgACCATCAACGATGTTAGGCTAAACTAGACAACGCTGGAGATTTGAGCAAGTATTGAATACACGTCAGCTACAAGAAAACAATGTACTTGGTTACTAAACTACAATTAATCTCTCGAGGCTGGATGTAAAAAATTCTTCAATCTATCGCATATATCTCTTTACCACTTTCGTAACAACTGAATACATCTGATCATCTGGTGAAGTCTATAATGTACAGCTCGAGTTTTTTATAAAACCTAAAAGCACAAAATCTGCACAACCGATAAAATCTAAAATTGTTATCTTCTATAAAAAAGGTTAGATATATCAAAGAAAGGTTTGAAGTCCTCATATGTCGTAAACTTGCGAGCGTCTATGCAATCTTCTGTACCGCTCTAACTTAGCCATACCTTACACGTTGCAGTTAGTTTCTGTGCTTTTTGAGAAGCAACCTTCCTTCTTACTATCAAGACGCTGAGCGTATTGCTTGAATTTGCTATCCTCCTGCAGACATATTCTGACATTTATTCTCGGCATACTTTATAtgattattatttcttattttctccGCACCttcatacttatttttgtttatttcttgcACTATGGCCTGTCATAATTCATAAGGTCGCTGGGTCCTTGTAGGTATTCTATTTATTTACTAGAGCATTTTTTGGTGATttggttttgtattttttgttgaattctCTTTTGTGAATTTTCGTTTGCATTTAAGCACGCTTGACTATTATTCTACTTTATCCTATCCTTTCTTTGTGTGTCCCTCTCGGTTTTCTTTTATTCCTATCTGCTATTTAATGTATTTGCTCAAATTCAAGTGgataaatttattagaaaagcGTAGGCGTTGTGCCGTTATGTAGCATCCGTTGGGTAACATCCTTTGCATTCATATTATTGCGATTACCTTTCTCATTGGCATtcttgcaacacacacacagatagaACCAAGCTTGCTTGACTTCTACGCAGCTGAAATTCAATTGGAATGTATAAAAGCTTTGTGGGAAGAGCGATTTTTTTAGTTTGCTGCTTTTCTATTGAATTTACTTcagagttttaaaaatttcagcgTCTTATGCAACGTTTATTCTGAAGTGTGTTGGGAATACTCCAAAGTAGCATTTCTTTAGCGACACGTGGCTTAAAGAAAAACTGCTGCGGTTAAGACTTAAGATAATAGTTTTGAATTAAGATGAAACGTCAACGTTTATAAAGAAACTTGCAGATTAATGCCGGGGTTCCTGTGAATTAAGATTTTGGGCAGTTTCGACGGCATGTCCATAAACCAttttcgtttttgcaaaagattcagttaTTTTGGTACCAGACCAACATTGACACGATTTATACTAAAAACATTAACTAAATGTTTTGAGTCGATCCATAGTAGTATGGATACACTGCTATCTGCTTTCTGtggccaacacgacgattttcaagcactgttccTTTAGTTCTTTTCGATGCTATCATCAGTAGTAGAGGAAAGGCAAATTTTCGATGAATTTAAGACCGTTACTAAATGCTttatgccactcaaatacttgtgatCACGAGTTTATATTAACTcgttattcattttttttcgaTGGTTAAGATCGCACACATGCTAACTGACATATGAAGATCAAACTTTAAACGAATTATCAGATGGTTTTTTCGGAGTTTAGTATATTGATATTACTCTAGAAATTGACTTTCAGTGAGCCAAAGATGTTAAAGATTCGAAATCTTTGGtagaaaaaatgataaaactctttgaaaatataattaaaatgtttatatatgagaaCGACCTCTTTTAAATCTAAAAccgttacaatataatattatttatctatgAAAGTACATCCTCAGTCACTTATGACGTTTAGgattttattcttaaatttttttctgaaaactaGATATACGTAGGTGGTAATATCCTCcgcaaaatcaaatatattttttattcattatattgAGAGACCATCAGTGATAAAAGTCTCGATATCGTATTCAGAATACATGTAAACTGTGAATCCAAGTCGGAGCGAGTTGGTCCAGCTAATAGAAATTATAACATTTTAGCTagtgttttctttttgtaaaaGAATGTATGAAGAAGCATGTTATTGTTAAACTCATCAATGAAACGTAGCATTCATCGAATCCGAAGAATCCACACTGAGTTTGTTAAGCATGAGGACCTTTCTTAACAGTATTACAGCGAGGAATGTTGAAAGATGATGTTCTGTAGTAcctaatagtaaaaatttttcgGAGAAAAGTATGTTTGTTAAATGGATAGAAAACGCTCGAAGCGGAGTCTAATTGACAACTCCGCCCTGACAgtggaaaattaattattttttagtttaccAGACACTTAAGCTTAAAAGAAAAAGACACTTAGACTTATTTTATAACGCATCGACCTCATTACTGTTCGGTTAGATGTGGGGGTAATGAAAGAAACATCAGCTGAGTGTCGAGGATAACCTCAAAACAACGATTCGATCGAGACTGTCGAGTGCCTGAATTTGGCGCTTTCCACTATGAACTTAAATAAACCACAATGAGGCAGTAGCTAAATACAGTATTTTTCGTGGAAACGACCGTTTCATTAGAAGGAGGTAGGGCTTCAACGTAAAGTTCTTCAGTTAGAGTAAGCTGGATTACTTGGAATTGATCCCCGACCGGGTATTCTTTCGATAGTTTAAAACGCCGTAGTTGCTTAAACAAACAAAGCTATTTACTGACGGAACGATTCCATAACAAATCGATAGTTACCCAACAATCTATAGCTTTTGTTTTaaacattataaaattaaatttctgaaGGAAATGAATATAATTCGGATTGTCTTATTTTGTTGTCTTGATTTATGAACAGCCCAGTTTTCATTCCTTAAATCACTCTATCACTTTGTTATTCAAGACGTTCGACGATCCACAAGCCTTTCTCTTCCCATAATTCAGTAATATTAGTCAATTATCGACATTATCAAGTGTTCCTTCCTAACGATGATGATATCACGACATTTGTTTTGCACGAGTGATCTTACATATTAGGTTAGTTCTCTCAAGCAATGCAGCAATTATCACCAAATATCCCTAACTACAAAATTTTATCATTGATTCTTgaatgttattttataaattcaaatgTTTATATTCCTTTATATTGCCTTCCCTTCCAGAAAAAAGTGGTGAAAGGGGAGTTGGACAGGGATAAGCATTTATACGGATGAGTTCAAACTAGATAATTGAGGGGGAAGTGGTGTTTTCAGCAGGCCTAGGCGCGTTGTCAGACATCCACTCTACTCACCTACCTAAAACTTACATGTTTTTGTGACGCTTCTCGAGGCTTCACCAAAGAATTTTCATATGAAAGATCATTCAactagttttcaaaaaaaataccttttcttaataaaatataattgtaattatttaaatacccgggaaaagaaaataaaagccAAAATATGACCGCCAGGAAAATCACCTATTTAAATTACAAAGCCAGCAAGAAAGGCGTTATTtgtgcgaaaaaattgcacgaTTTAACCAGCATAATGTGAATTTAAGTACAgcgacaaatacaacaaaatcgGACACAAAAGAACGGGCAAAATGTTGCACGCTTAATGCGGCAAAAGGACTAAACGGCGACGAGGCAAGAGAAAAGATTTGAAGCCGAGACGCATCCACAACAATacaagcatttatatatatatatgtgtgtatatgcggcaattgtaataaatttaaaacgtaAATCCACACCAATTACATCAATTTGTTGAGGTTTCAAATGTAGCCAAAGGAACAAATGATGAGACGACAACGAGAGTCAATGGCACAGCTTGGGACTCACGCTCGGCTGAGTTGGCTGCAATTACCACACATCACAAGCAGACGTTATAGCAGCAAAGCAacgaagcaaaaaataaataaataaaaaacaaggcaAAAGGCAAATGAACAGCACGCAGTCAGCAGGCAGGACATGCAAATTGATACATATAttcctttaaatatttgaagagCACAACTCAATAACGTTGGTTTTGATGAAAAATGTCTGAGTGTCATTTTACGAGTATACCTCGGTTGTACAATTTAGGCTGGTAAGAACACTTACGAAACAAATTCTGAGGGTAATGCTGATTCTTAAAACAGTAAGTACCTAACATAATTATGAATTAAAGAGAACTAAAAATAATGTAAGATGAGAAGAAGAGATGATAACGCACTTTCCAACCTACTCTTTCATAATTTTAAGGTGCTCATCCCTCTTTCTTAACAGAATATTATTAATACTAAGACCTTCATATCCGTATTACAAAACCACCAAGCATTAAATCAGGTATTGCTTCTATCTTCTCTAATGAAAACGTGAAATGCCTTGGTGGTCGACAACTGAATTACTACGGAATCGACAACAGCCAGCCGAAACGAGATCATTTCCGAACGATTAATCCTATTTTTCGTCATTTTCCTCAAAACTTAATGGAAATTTCGGTGTATTCCATGCTTTACTGATTAATGTAATATTTAGGTCCAAAATAGTTGTATAGTTATAATTCGCCTCTAGCAATAGGACTTCTTTCCGATTGTTATCCAAACGGTGGGTTGGCaaaaatcctccgctgaaccctccacgagggtgccgactggaaatagataccacaggttcACGTCGTTAGTAGTGAGgtgtctagctaaggtcaggcttcctatgtgggtgttcggtactcttcgatagtgcagcatccagataggaggtcttaccatggtaggaggtaaggggctggatcaaggtgtcatgcgacccgtgccgaagatcaacctggctgggggcccttaaatagcccagtctcgcacggagcttacggatacctggcgccctccgtaataagatagccttacttgcgtagcgggggctatgcgcaagcggacatactttcccctacactcgtgggtccaaaatatgagccaaaacattaacatgataaataaaaacaaaaaggagtccggacctccttcAAAAAGACCGGAGGGAGCGGGTTTCTCCCAgagaagagcagcgtttggcacgagctcgacaacagccaaagcgaggacaggagcgaagcttggtcctggagcaaaggcgAATACTAAGGGGGCAGTAGCCAAGGCTGGCgccacaaaaacagcaacgctggaggcagcccataccaaccCCTGTAGCCAAAGCTTGGCAGCCAAGCAGGAGAAGGTGGGAGATGCTAAAAGCGAAGCTGCCAGTAGTGGGTCAGCCAGAGAGTGGCCTTCCTTCAGGATTGATGACCCGGCAAAAgcaaagtatgcagagaggcgacgcgctgcatacctgttgaagaaggtggagctgcaaccgccaagcaatgaggagctcacaaaggagctccaagaatccattgattgcgcgagagctgtcctacctaacttcaaactagaagcgccggtagtggcaacaaaaagacaaaggtccgctgaagaggctaagccgtcagcaaagagaccgaaaactaagggcgtgacgcccgtaagatcttttgctgatgtggcccgaaaccgcattgtcattggtgtgctggatgagggtgatcccgaaggaaaaatccccagagcccaatggaaatgggtgcaagccgcactgacgaatgtggctttggaagtgctacttagcaatccaggtccacccccgtcatgtgcggatgccggatggtatcaagggcaaataaagatgatagcgtgtgacgacgagagatcggtccagctatataaagcagcaatagctaaagtgggagaggtctaccccggagccaaattggtggcggtagacaggaaagatatcccatcccgaccgagagcaagggtatggatcccggctacaccatcgcagccggaccaaataatgcagctcataagagcctgcaacccaaatctgccaacggagggatggagattcgtcaaggcctttgaCGACCCCGCAGCAGAATCTGGAGTGGAGACGAAgcgagccacaatgcagattctgctgcttctaacaaaagaatccgtagaaccgctagcgaaaagtggcggagagatcaactacggattcacaaaagtaaaggtcatgacctacaaatcagacgccgatgcaggagaaaacttggcatcggaatcggagtgcgaagtcgaggaagatccagttgagtcctcgagcgacgcagagatcacggatcaaggtgagtgtacttcggggtctgaacttgcggacagactctctaaactctacactgagagtgagcttttaagcgactctcatgatgatgcagagaagaccataactaatgcgtcttctccaaattaatttacaccacagcaaactagcgtctctagccctagttaaccgcatggcagaagaacggcctgactttgtcctcattcaggagccatgggttaacggagggcgtatctgcggtctgaggacaccaggttacaatctatacgcgaatggttgtgtaggtaagccaaggacatgtatattggctaacaaaaagcttaatgtctttttattacacaattacAGTAATAACGACACTACGgtagtaagctgggagacgagcAAGAGGAAATACCGGCTcgcatcatgctacatgccgtacgacgaggtagcagtaccatcgcagctgttcaaggagctggtacgagacgccgaagcatccaagtgttcgatcatacttggatgcgactccaatgcgcaccataatctatggggaagcacggacattaatgaaaggggtgagttgctctttaattatctaataggaagtaagcttctgttatgtaacaaaggtagtacgccaacatttataaccagaaaccgacaggaagtattagatataacactggtatcggaagaactggtggataaaataacacattggagggtattggaagaacactccttctcagaccaccgctacattgagtgtataattgaagaaaatgtagttagggaagagaaattcaggaatcataggaaaacgaactggcagatgcacatgcaggagctaaaaaagcgtattcctatgattccaccattccaaccggaaaagaaagaggacctagacatccttgTTAAACGATTCACAGAGTCTTTTCGTCAAGCACTGGAGGTAGCTTGCCCATTAACacacagtaggggaagaattagacctccttggtggaccccaatacttaagaacatgcagaagaATTGCAGAAGGCAATTCAATTCTGCCAAACTATCCCAAGAAGatatagagtgggataactatcacaaccaccttcgggcatacaaaaaggaggtaagaaaagcaaaaaggaattcgtggaaatctttttgtagcgATATCGAAGATACAGCAGAAGTGTCccgactgagaaagataatgacacagtcgaaacacagcatcggataccttcagaagccagatcacagctggacggaatccagtaaagagactctgggcctactaatggacactcacttcccagacagttccgagaacctcaCAGGGGGGCATATAATGGGGAGTGAAGTAAGCTCAGAGacccctccgctagacatagtgtcagatgacaatgcaataggcagcttcaagccttataaaacgccgggaccagacggtctattcccggcCCAGTTACAGCAATCCTtgagctacacaataaactggataacaaccatgtttagaggggcgctgaaattgaactatattccctcgacatggagggaagttaaggtgatatatatcccaaaggcgggcaaaagctcacatattaatccaaaggattttagaccaattagtctttcatcattttttttaaaaacgctggaaagactaatagaaatacatataaaggacatactaaacccaagaaaaatggcagtttcgcagcatgcgtactcgaagggtagatccacagaaacggcattaagctcagtggtagcagagattgaaaaatctctggaaataaaagaatacaccctcgtagccttcctagacatagaaggtgcctttaacaacatccagccaaaggccatattgagcgcgcttaaagatctgggcatatctgagcctctccggaaattaattgaacaaatgctcttgggcaggtcaattgtttcaacgctgggagcttcaacgatgtacagatctttccgaaggggtacaccccaaggaggcgtgttatccccacttctctgggtcctgacaatgaataaaatgcttgtggaccTAGAACAGAAGGggatacatgttgtggcctacgctgatgatgtggcagtctcggttaggggcaagttcccgaacaccctcgctagtctcatgcagacaatactaaacgagattaatcgatgggccgtatcatgcggactgaatttaaatgctagcaagacagaactagtattgtttactaagaaacacagtactcccgaaatcacgccgccatttttaaatggcaccaggctaacgataggggataaagcaagctacttgggactaattttggacaggaagctttcttggaaacaaaacctggaagcgagggtaaagaaagctgctacagcgctttacacatgtaaaagaatggtggggcccaggtggggactgacacctcgggtggctcactggctgtacacagcaattgtaaggccgatcatgacctacgggatagtagtatggtggaaaattacagaaaagaaatatgcggttagaagcatggaaagtatacaaagagcagctagtatttgcatcagtggagctctcagaactacgccaagccaggcactcaacataattttacacttgctgccaacagacttatattgcaagcaaatggcagcgaagtcagctctaaaACTGCGGGAAGCCTCCCTATTAGTCGCCTGTAACAAGGGACATTCtaggatacttaggaagttcccggttcttcccataactacggattttcgcaatccggtggagctgaacctaaatccggtcctcaatattacctttccctccagagaggagtgggaacgggatgtagtggacaaggaagaagggattagcttctatacggatggttccaaactggataaccgagtaggcggcggtgtcttctcggctaaattagataccaaaatcgccttccggttaccagaccactgtagtgtcttccaagcagaggtcactgcaattaaagaaagccttcttgtactaacaaaaagcgtaataacaacaagaagtgtatttatatatacagacagccaagcggctttgaaatctctgatgtctcataggatttcgtcgaagacagtgaaggattgccatgatcttctggcggatctgtcatcctatttcactataaatctgcaatgggttccaggacacagtgacatccctggtaactgcgtagcagatgaactagccagagcaggcaccaccctacaactagatcctggtaaggtggacataaatatgcctctggctacgtgtagatacctaatcgacaaacatgtcattaatatagccgagtgtcagtggaatcaatccctgacctgctcaaccagcaggcaaacgtggcaagaatggaatatgagccgcacatgccgtctattaaaattcaagaggaatgatataagaactctcgtaggagtactaacaggccactgtctaataggcagacatgcaagtagacttggcgcgccatataacgactattgcagaagctgtcaggaaatagaagaggaggagaccattagacatcttctatgcgattgcgcagcactatataggaaaagaatcgcaaccatgggtcgtgggtttcttgacgacgtctcggaggttgcacagataaaacttgtcacactgatgaagttcatcagaagtacggggtggttcagagaggaaccagtagagtgaggggatcacagtcccagtggtatcacaatgggcctcctaaaggcctaagtgtgtcgaatgacagccactttacctacctacctacctatccAAACGGTGAAGTCAAAATGTATTCCCGGTCCGAACAGTTGGAATCATATCAGTACTTCCTTCTATGTTATCCGGTTTTGTGATACTAAGGTGGAAGCTCTATCACCTATTCAGCCATGCAGCTAATGTATTAAGTAGTTGAATTCGACGTCTTAGATTTGTGATGACCTCAGACCAATTCGTCGATTAACGGCTTGTTTCATTCTAGAAATCAGGCATTACAACGAACGCCTTTCAAACCGTCTATGCATGTGTAAAACTCAATTTAGATTCAATCCCAGCTAGGCTAATACAAATTAACCGAAAAGCCTCACTTATTACCATTGCATTTTAGTTCTATAATTACCACCGTTAAGAAAGGCCTAAGGACTAAAAAGAACTGAGTGCTAAAATGTGGACGAAGAGATTTTTCGCTGTTTGTTTCGGTTCTTGAGCTTAGTCAAGGCGTCATCCCAATTTATCTAAAAACTTTTTGACATGCTTTCTCCTAACAgtctttagaaaaaaaatggCATCTTGATTGCATGAAAAGCTATATATAGTAAAGCATCTGCCAAGTATTTGTCACGGATAATTATGTGCGCGTTTGAAGTGACTATTGAATCGACCTGAACTGTTCTAAGCAATATGTTGAAGACTATATTTTTACTCCTTCC
This genomic window contains:
- the LOC138857062 gene encoding uncharacterized protein codes for the protein MINKNKKESGPPSKRPEGAGFSQRRAAFGTSSTTAKARTGAKLGPGAKANTKGAVAKAGATKTATLEAAHTNPCSQSLAAKQEKVGDAKSEAASSGSAREWPSFRIDDPAKAKYAERRRAAYLLKKVELQPPSNEELTKELQESIDCARAVLPNFKLEAPVVATKRQRSAEEAKPSAKRPKTKGVTPVRSFADVARNRIVIGVLDEGDPEGKIPRAQWKWVQAALTNVALEVLLSNPGPPPSCADAGWYQGQIKMIACDDERSVQLYKAAIAKVGEVYPGAKLVAVDRKDIPSRPRARVWIPATPSQPDQIMQLIRACNPNLPTEGWRFVKAFDDPAAESGVETKRATMQILLLLTKESVEPLAKSGGEINYGFTKVKVMTYKSDADAGENLASESECEVEEDPVESSSDAEITDQGECTSGSELADRLSKLYTESELLSDSHDDAEKTITNASSPN